Below is a window of Anaeromyxobacter diazotrophicus DNA.
TGAGCGCCCCCGAGCGCCGCGAGGTTGGAGGGGAGCTCGCCGCCGCACCGTTCTCCGGTGTCGAACCGCCACATCCCGATGCGGCCGACAGGACCAGGGTCGCAAGCAACCAGGCTGCGGCGCCCTCGCGCAACTTCGCTGTCGCCATGATGGTCCCCCCCCCCGACTGCCACGGGCGGCGTCGGAAGGCTGACACCCCGAGTGCGCGTCCCTGCAACGCGCATACCCGTGCTGACCGTGGCTCCTCGGCGAGGATTTCCGAGACAATACAAAGCCCTGGCGTTTATCCCAGGGTGAATACCGCGCGCGCGACAGGGCGAGAAGACGCTACGCTGGGTGAAGCCGCGCAGGGCTCAGCCGCCGCGACGCCCGTCTACTCGTGGTGGTGGTCGTGCTCGTGGGCGTCGCCGGCCCCGTGCACGTGCCCGTGCTCGAGCTCCTCCTCGGTGGCGGCGCGGACCTCGCGCACGGTCACCGCGAAGTGGAGCGTCTTGCCGGCGAGCGGGTGGTTGAGGTCGATGACGATCGACTCCGGCTTGACCTCCCGCACGACGAACGGCACCGCCTCGCCGTCCTCGCCCTGCGCCAGGAGCTCCATCCCGATCGCCGGCTGCATGTCGGCGGGGAAGGCGTTCTTCGGTACCTCCTGCACGCCGCGCGCGTCGTGCTCGCCGTAGCCATCCTGCGGCGCCACCACCACCTGCTTCGCTTCGCCGGCGGACAGTCCCTCGAGCGCCCGCTCGAGCCCGGGGACGATCTGCCCCTCGCCGTGGATGTAGGCCATGGGCTCGCCGGGCGCGGACGCGTCCACCACCTTGCCGTCGCCCAGGTGGAGCTCGTAGTCCACCGACACCACGCTGCCCTTGCCGACCTTCATGACGCCTCCGAACGGGGTTGGCCGGCGGTCATAGCAGAGCGCGCGCCGGAGCGCACGGCGGACGGGGCTGGGGCTACCAGTAGCCCCAGCGGCGGCGCAGGGTCCACTCGGCGCCGAGGGAGGCGACCAGCGCGGCGAGGAACCAGCCGCGGTCCCAGATCGGCACGTCCTTCCGCCGCCCCACCTCCACCACCTCCGCCTCGGCCAGGTGCACCGGCGGCAGGCCCCGATCGGCGCTGGAGAAGGCGCCGCCGGTCGCCTCGGCGATGGCCCGGAGCAGCTCGGGTCGGGGCGCCGCGTCCGCGTCCTCGGGCCCGGAGGCGCGCACCGCGACCGCGCCGGTGGCGGTCTCCACCGGAGCGTCGGGCGGGCAGGGCTCCTGGCGGCAGCGCGGCCGGGCGGTCGCCACCACCTTGTAGGCGCCGGGGCCGGGCGGCACGAGCTCGAGCCGCGCGGTGCCGTCGGGCCCCGCGACCGCGTCGCCGCGCGCCACGGTCTTGCCGTCCTCCCCCACGAGCTCGCCGTGGACCGGCAGCCCGGCGCCGGGCCCGTAGTCCGGGGTCCGCACCGCGACCGAGAGGCCCACCGGCTCGCCCGGCTCGACCGAGGGGCGGTCCGGCTCGACCTGCACCGGGGTCAGGGACGGATCGCGCACCAGCCAGCGCAGGGCGTTGTTCCAGAAGCGCTGGTAGGCGCGCGAGGACCCGCTCTCCTCGGCCGCGACGAAGCCCCAGGTCCACGAGGCGTCGGTCGCGAGCGCGAGCGCGCGCCCCGAGCCTGCCTCGCGCACCGCCACGAGGGGCGCCGCGCGGCCCTCCACCTGGACCGCCGGCGCCTCGAGCAGCACGCGCGCCCCCTGGCCGGGCGGCAGCGGCCGGGTGCGGTTCAGGTCGGGCAGGGGCGGGAGCGCCGCCCAGGCGGCCTCGTTCGGCGCCTCGCCGGCGGCGAGGCTGGTGACGGGGTGGCGGCGCCCCTCGGCGGTGAGGCGCGGCCTCGCCTGCGTCTCGGCGATGCCGAGCCCGTCGGCGGCGTCGACCGGGAGCACCTCGGCGAGCGCCGTCTGGCCGTAGCGCGCGTCGCCGAAGCTCTGCTCGCCGCCCACCATGGCGAACCCGCCGCCCCCCTTCACGTAGTCGCGCAGCGCCGGCAGGAAGCGCTCGATGTCGAGCGAGCGGTAGGGCTGGTAGGCGAAGTTCAAGAAGATGACCGCGTCGAAGGTGCGGAGCTGCTCGCCGAAGATCTCCGCCACCGGGAAGGGGATGAGCGACAGCTCGTCCTGGCTGCCGGGCTGATCGCTGGCGGTGCGCAGGATGAAGAAGCTGATGAGGTCGACGTTCGGGTCCTGCTTGAGGAGCGTCCGCAGGAACCGCTCGTCCCAGCTCGGCCGGCCGGCCACGAGCAGCACCCGCACCCGATCGCGGATGACGCGCAGCACGAACGAGCGCGCGTTGTTCTCCGCCACCGCCTCGCCGGGGTAGACCGGGGCCGCCACCGTGAAGACGAAGGTGCCGGTGGTGTCGGGCGCGAACGAGAGGGGCAGGGTGTAGCGCTCCTTGCCGGGCTCGAGGCGCACCGCCCCGCGCGCCACCACCGCGCCTTCGCGGCGGAGCACCACCGGCACCTCCTCGCGGCCGAACCCCCGCGCCGTGAGCGTCACCTCCACGGTGACCGTGTTGCGGACGAAGGCGAAGTCGTCCACCGCCACCCGCTCCACGGCCAGGTCCTTCGGCGCGGCGCTGCCCACCGCCACCGCCGTGATCGGCACCCCGAGCGCGCGCAGCTCGGCGCGCGCCGCCGGGGTGAGCCCCTCCGCCAGTGCGGCGTTGTCGGCGCCGTCCGAGATCACGACCGCGCCGGCGAGCTTGCGGCCGCCCCCGCCGCCTGCCGCCGCCTTGAGCGCGCCGAGCAGGTC
It encodes the following:
- a CDS encoding glutamine amidotransferase, with amino-acid sequence MFGLRPGPLLEAGYNDWRLTSLAPWPGWALALFAAAAVLAVALAWRGLAGEPRPGRRAALVALRAASALLALALLLEPALRLLQTSRVKSRLAVLVDGSRSMRFPVEPGGPSRAAAAAELLRRHRGELERLGDRVALEWHTFDRELTPADPAALARGGPADGGRTDLLGALKAAAGGGGGRKLAGAVVISDGADNAALAEGLTPAARAELRALGVPITAVAVGSAAPKDLAVERVAVDDFAFVRNTVTVEVTLTARGFGREEVPVVLRREGAVVARGAVRLEPGKERYTLPLSFAPDTTGTFVFTVAAPVYPGEAVAENNARSFVLRVIRDRVRVLLVAGRPSWDERFLRTLLKQDPNVDLISFFILRTASDQPGSQDELSLIPFPVAEIFGEQLRTFDAVIFLNFAYQPYRSLDIERFLPALRDYVKGGGGFAMVGGEQSFGDARYGQTALAEVLPVDAADGLGIAETQARPRLTAEGRRHPVTSLAAGEAPNEAAWAALPPLPDLNRTRPLPPGQGARVLLEAPAVQVEGRAAPLVAVREAGSGRALALATDASWTWGFVAAEESGSSRAYQRFWNNALRWLVRDPSLTPVQVEPDRPSVEPGEPVGLSVAVRTPDYGPGAGLPVHGELVGEDGKTVARGDAVAGPDGTARLELVPPGPGAYKVVATARPRCRQEPCPPDAPVETATGAVAVRASGPEDADAAPRPELLRAIAEATGGAFSSADRGLPPVHLAEAEVVEVGRRKDVPIWDRGWFLAALVASLGAEWTLRRRWGYW
- a CDS encoding FKBP-type peptidyl-prolyl cis-trans isomerase, translating into MKVGKGSVVSVDYELHLGDGKVVDASAPGEPMAYIHGEGQIVPGLERALEGLSAGEAKQVVVAPQDGYGEHDARGVQEVPKNAFPADMQPAIGMELLAQGEDGEAVPFVVREVKPESIVIDLNHPLAGKTLHFAVTVREVRAATEEELEHGHVHGAGDAHEHDHHHE